The following proteins are encoded in a genomic region of Chaetodon auriga isolate fChaAug3 chromosome 8, fChaAug3.hap1, whole genome shotgun sequence:
- the fbxo43 gene encoding F-box only protein 43 — protein MQCTPQSNIYHERCKGQHCYDDCSDSGYSGLFHSPQSSSGVDPCRSLSPVDFPETPKENLRLSVTPKDRTRGPAGFLGKDFRGMQQRSAVSWCETPKRDSSLRHRLLLCRNTTGVKTDSAKSPCTRRTEFSTSVRSEHLLSASFDSLDSVMGAFASSTLKLEQDLPLSGGKRRLLYTQVRTSTLEDGKLNSGCLSAFGRRDSLSDSDFSENFSASDQINIETPCFGKAMPTSSKENSQSPISGVTNNLNDSSSVLFTPSSTRKPKYTRSVCEDSGFSSLTLDKSQDSSVDHDGSFHELLLSVSRGNNETPNLAEAKRRSRLQRQHRLSTLKEGGSQSEEDLTERKHEHLHKCHSHSKEDSVFADSATPHSVLSAKCGHSMTSDNLASSKQDYATPLRVTTTKLENMTPFSTTPANPDVTPLRTTPVNLSLTPALQLVHAMCQQKAQMLVGQSPSLKEQLKCTAALTETPEMFRTTMPLAGLIGRKMGLGKVDIFTELKKRNLRHILAVILSHLTSESIYSCGEVCKSWNEIIQQDKGASFKSRNHLNEVEAALELSGAAHVPDAETRLTLAKRSALKTIQAQSRTSSYCTPQSGNRTLTPLEHSVLHSGSSSKREKFLEVAKTLFNDECLKPCPRCQHPARCHSVKGEGVCSRADCAFQFCTACLCAFHGSRECGSQSVGRRKKDPLLPGSAQSKRNVRRL, from the exons ATGCAGTGCACACCTCAATCAAACATCTACCATGAGCGCTGCAAAGGCCAGCACTGTTATGATGACTGCTCTGACAGTGGATACTCAGGTTTGTTCCACagcccacagagcagcagcgggGTAGACCCCTGCAGGTCTTTGTCTCCAGTAGACTTCCCTGAAACCCCTAAAGAGAACCTCAGGCTTTCTGTCACACCCAAGGACAGGACCAGAGGACCAGCTGGATTTTTGGGCAAGGACTTCAGGGGAATGCAGCAGCGATCAGCAGTTAGCTGGTGTGAAACTCCTAAAAGAGATTCCTCGTTGCGACACAGACTTTTACTGTGCAGGAACACCACAGGTGTCAAAACTGACAGCGCAAAATCACCATGCACCAGAAGGACTGAATTCTCCACCAGTGTCAGATCTGAACACTTGCTCAGTGCATCCTTTGACTCTCTAGACAGTGTGATGGGGGCTTTTGCATCAAGCACTTTAAAATTGGAGCAGGATCTGCCACTGTCTGGTGGGAAACGTCGTCTCCTCTACACGCAGGTGAGGACCTCCACTCTTGAAGATGGTAAACTCAACTCTGGTTGCCTTTCCGCTTTTGGGAGAAGAGATTCACTCTCGGATTCAGATTTTAGTGAGAACTTTTCTGCCTCTGATCAAATTAATATTGAGACTCCTTGCTTTGGCAAAGCCATGCCTACATCATCTAAGGAAAATTCACAATCACCAATCAGCGGTGTGACAAATAACCTAAATGACAGCTCAAGCGTCTTGTTCACGCCATCGTCCACACGTAAACCAAAATACACCAG gtctgtgtgtgaagACAGTGGTTTCAGTTCCCTGACCCTTGATAAATCACAAGACTCCTCGGTTGATCACGACGGCTCATTCCAtgagctgctcctctctgtctccagagGAAACAATGAAACCCCAAATCTGGCAGAGGCTAAGCGGCGCTCCCGTTTGCAGCGCCAGCACAGGCTTTCTACACTTAAAGAAGGGGGCTCTCAGTCTGAGGAAGACCTAACAGAAAGAAAGCATGAACATCTTCACAAGTGCCACAGTCATTCTAAAGAAGACTCTGTTTTTGCTGACAGTGCCACACCTCACAGTGTCCTTTCTGCTAAATGTGGTCATAGCATGACCTCTGATAATTTGGCATCTTCAAAACAAGACTACGCCACACCACTAAGAGTGACTACAACCAAGCTAGAAAACATGACACCTTTTAGCACAACTCCTGCCAACCCCGATGTAACTCCTCTCCGGACAACCCCGGTCAATCTCTCTCTGACTCCAGCTTTGCAGCTCGTTCATGCTATGTGCCAGCAGAAAGCTCAGATGCTTGTTGGCCAAAGTCCAAGCctgaaggagcagctgaagtgcacagcagcactgactgaaacCCCAGAGATGTTCAGGACCACCATGCCATTGGCAGGGCTGATTGGCAGGAAGATGGGCCTGGGCAAGGTGGATATAttcacagagctgaagaagaggaaccTCAGGCACATCCTGGCTGTCATCCTCAGCCACCTGACCTCTGAGAGCATCTACAG TTGTGGTGAGGTGTGCAAGAGCTGGAATGAAATAATCCAGCAAGACAAGGGAGCTAGTTTTAAGAGCAGAAACCACCTGAATGAAGTGGAGGCTGCACTTGAG CTCAGTGGTGCTGCCCATGTCCCTGACGCAGAGACCAGACTCACTCTGGCCAAGAGGTCGGCACTCAAGACAATTCAGGCCCAGTCTAGGACCTCCAGCTACTGCACCCCGCAGTCAGGAAACAGAACTTTAACCCCATTAGAGCACAGCGTCTTACATTCAGGCAGTAGCAGCAAACGGGAAAAATTTCTAGAA gttgCCAAAACCCTCTTCAACGATGAGTGCCTCAAGCCTTGCCCTCGCTGTCAGCATCCTGCAAGATGTCACTCAGTGAAAGGGGAGGGGGTGTGCAGCAGAGCTGACTGTGCCTTCCAGTTTTGCACAgcttgtctgtgtgctttccACGGCTCCAGAGAGTGTGGCAGCCAGTCTGTAGGCCGCCGCAAGAAGGACCCGCTCCTTCCAGGAAGCGCTCAAAGCAAGCGAAACGTTAGGAGACTATGA
- the rgs22 gene encoding regulator of G-protein signaling 22 has product MDGQSQANTSHCSSRSRQQTNCASTDRSCERKVRQHSAHGGRQRMKGKKVQEGKRQSREGEKAEWFKKDWEMGRRGTDQENVLDICHHGTCCHGNRLGLDEFKEFLRGTSGEKLFHLWMDIERLRATRGRERKTRYLVLMRSWYLLSSSQRSLNVELLSRLELNTSPCWTEEKLRSVQLFLTESLLYYWAPRFWTSRCVKEDRDDPPHPGLWTECCVSPLSGVQRHHGSMTLPVHCPDTGLPQSPHTVHAQSYSSRSQLLGSRRIETMLQALCVDSCAGFYLTNFCEQSGNQLWENAVNFWTDLQHYRELFYQDGLDAYRVQREAQLLYSTYVFSSARRSIGVDEEIRKEVYDRMRPAFEELFDRVEEHTLNILLEPWTLLVSRDKESFQKVCVHEEVRCIDNQEYRELQSLYEESERRLQQVEQCRSMLFPSSRTPSTPLSKGPRVPDSWSRVSLNYQGYRLGSLLRHRHEIGHFMSFLQDWDASIHLTCWLDLEQYRRTPQKDTAGRAQRSSHIATKYLNRKYFFGSDSPASTEQQNDILRLVGGLERLKLECLSNPVIVEIQDIVKSHIEKKWLPLFLSTAEFTERQKHQPKPQAADRLSQHVYRRRRARREAWKAEGLWMSSSKEILLFRRILLNPVTCMQFQHFVSLKGDFLENDVLFWLEVQRYKDLCHSHSDEATIQQKVSTIINCFINSSMPPTLQIDIPPDQAQHILEKRHELGPYIFREAQMSVFSELLKFWPEFQELSSSVQEEQLLPLLQDKRVKHRARVRRQRRKEEEEEEEDKRRRAREEQERPEASFGQEEETNDEDEVEEQEQEGTSEKKQSRTQSRVLLTPSQPLSWSYSKYMAALKREEVMLRRQSQLEASFSTASDSSSDCTVKSAGSKVSRQLPSRRSSRPESKQCNRGVRVCNMK; this is encoded by the exons ATGGATGGTCAGAGCCAGGCAAACACTTCTCACTGCTCCAGCAGGTCAAGACAGCAGACAAACTGTGCCAGCACAGACAGATCCTGTGAACGCAAGGTTCGCCAGCATTCAGCTCATGGGGGCAGACAAAGAATGAAGGGGAAGAAAGTTCAAGAAGGcaagaggcagagcagagagggagaaaaggcaGAATGGTTTAAGAAGGATTGGGAGATGGGGCGCAGGGGCACAGACCAGGAAAACGTCCTTGATATTTGTCACCATGGTACTTGCTGCCATGGCAATAGACTGGGCTTGGATGAGTTCAAGGAATTTTTGCGAGGAACGTCAGGAGAGAAGCTGTTTCATCTCTGGATGGATATAGAGAGATTGAGAGCTAcacgggggagagagaggaagaccaG GTATTTGGTCCTGATGAGGAGCTGGtacctgctgagcagcagccagagaAGCCTAAATGTGGAGCTGCTCTCCAGACTGGAGCTGAATACCTCTCCCTGCTGGACAGAGGAGAAACTGCGCTCAGTTCAGCTCTTTCTCACTGAGTCACTGCTCTACTACTG GGCTCCTCGGTTCTGGACATCCCGGTGTGTTAAGGAAGACCGTGATGACCCTCCTCATCCCGGGCTGTGGACAGAGTGCTGTGTTAGCCCTCTATCAGGCGTACAGCGCCACCATGGCTCTATGACGCTGCCTGTCCACTGCCCCGACACTGGCCTTCCCCAGTCCCCCCATACTGTCCATGCACAG TCATATTCTAGCAGAAGTCAGTTACTGGGCAGCAGAAGAATAGAGACGATGTTACAGGCTCTTTGTGTTGACTCCTGTGCTGGCTTCTACTTAACCAACTTCTGTGAACAATCTGGAAACCAG ctgtgggaGAATGCAGTTAACTTTTGGACCGACCTGCAGCACTACCGTGAGCTGTTCTACCAGGACGGCCTGGACGCCTACAGAGTACAGAGAGAGGCacag CTCCTTTACTCCACCTATGTCTTCAGCTCTGCCAGGAGGAGCATTGGTGTCGATGAGGAGATCAGAAAGGAGGTGTACGACCGAATGAGGCCTGCTTTTGAGGAGCTGTTTGACAGGGTTGAGGAACACACGCTGAACATCCTGCTGGAGCCGTGGACACTGCTGGTCAGCAGGGACAAAGAGTCCTTCCAGAAG gtgtgtgtgcatgaggagGTGCGCTGCATCGACAATCAGGAGTACAGGGAACTCCAGAGTCTGTATGAGGAATCAGAGCGCCGTCTGCAACAG gtggagcagtgCCGGTCAATGTTATTTCCCTCTTCTCGTACACCTTCTACTCCACTCTCAAAGGGCCCCCGGGTGCCTGACTCTTGGTCCAGAGTGTCTCTAAATTACCAAGGTTACCGACTAGGTTCCTTGCTTCGTCACCGCCATGAGATCGGGCACTTTATGTCCTTCCTGCAGGATTGGGACGCCAG TATCCATCTGACGTGCTGGTTGGATCTGGAGCAGTACAGGAGGACTCCTCAGAAGGACACAGCTGGCAGAGCGCAGAGGTCATCTCATATTGCAACCAAATACCTCAACAGGAAGTACTTCTTTGGCTCTGACAGCCCCGCCTCAACAGAACAACAGAACGAT atATTGCGTCTAGTGGGTGGACTGGAGCGTCTGAAACTGGAATGTCTCTCGAACCCAGTCATTGTGGAGATCCAGGACATCGTCAAGAGTCACATTGAGAAAAAATGGCTTCCTCTGTTCCTGTCCACAGCAGAGTTCACAGAGCGGCAGAAACACCAACCAAAG ccccaagcagcagacaggctCTCACAGCACGTCTACCGTCGACGCAGAGCGAGGAGAGAAGCCTGGAAG GCCGAGGGCTTGTGGATGAGTTCCTCCAAAGAGATCCTGCTGTTTCGACGGATCCTACTCAACCCCGTCACTTGTATGCAGTTCCAGCACTTTGTCTCTCTGAAGGGAGACTTCCTAGAAAATGATGTGCTCTTCTGGCTGGAGGTGCAGAGATACAAG GACCTCTGCCATTCTCACAGTGATGAGGCCACCATCCAGCAGAAGGTCTCCACCATCATTAACTGCTTTATCAACTCCTCCATGCCCCCCACCCTGCAGATAGACATCCCTCCCGATCAGGCCCAGCACATTCTGGAGAAGCGCCACGAGCTGGGCCCTTACATCTTCAGAGAGGCACAG ATGTCAGTGTTCAGTGAACTGCTGAAGTTTTGGCCTGAGTTTCAAGAGCTGAGCAGCAGTGTCCAAGAGGAGCAACTCCTTCCTCTACTGCAGGACAAACGAGTCAAACACCGAGCCAgagtgaggagacagaggagaaaagaggaggaggaggaagaagaggacaagaggaggagagctaGG gaagagcaggagaggcCAGAGGCCAGTTttggacaggaggaagagacaaATGACGAAGATGAGGtagaagaacaagaacaagaggGGACAAGTGAAAAAAAGCAGTCAaggacacagagcagagtgcTGCTGACTCCATCACAGCCG TTGTCGTGGTCCTACTCCAAGTACATGGCAGCTctgaagagagaggaggtgatgctGAGGAGACAGAGTCAGCTGGAAGCCTCGTTCTCCACAGCCTCAG actcctcctctgactgcacTGTCAAGTCAGCAGGCAGTAAAGTGAGCCGCCAGCTGCCCTCACGACGCTCCTCCAGACCAGAGAGCAAACAGTGTAACA GGGGTGTACGAGTGTgcaacatgaagtga